AACCCAAAATCCCCCCCCCCCCGCCCTCTTGACGATGACAGGAGTTCTTCCTAAGACAAGCAGAGAGGTTGTTCGCACGTAAATCGGGCATGGAGCAACAAGAACAAAGCGCCCACGCGGCAGGGAGTGACGAGCCGAGTGGGCCAATAGGCGAGCAGCCACTACGGCGGCGCGTCCATGAGACCGACTCCCATCACTTATCACCCCTCTTAGTGTGGGCGGTGGTTTTCTGTGATATCGGCACCTCGGTGTATTATGTGCCGGGGATTCTCTATGCGCAGGTCGGAGCGCTGACGCCGCTTTTCATTATCGCCACGATTATTGGTTTCATTCCGCTGGCGCTTAAATATCAAGAAATCTGCTGGCGTAATCCAGAAGGTGGTGGTGTCGTTTCAGTTGCCACCAAAGCCTTCTCTCCACGCTGGGGAGTGTTTGGCGGTTTCCTCATTCTGATTTGTTATTTCTTTACCATCGCTATCTCAGCGGTCTCTGGTTTGCATTATCTAGCAACAATTTTTTCTTTTATTGAACATTACATTGTTACGTGCACCGTCGTGGCTCTGGTTTTGCTGGCGACGGTCAATATCATCGGGATTCGTGAGAGTGCGATTCTCTCCTTGTGCATGGCGGCGGCTGCGCTTGCGGTCGATTTAGTGGTGATTGGGGTGACGATGTTCTACATCGGCCCGCCCGAGTGGAGCAAAGTATTTGGCTTGCTCGAACAGGGAAAAGACATTCCTCCCTATGCTTTCTTAGTTGGATTTGCTGGAGCCTGGTTGGCCTTCTCTGGGTTAGAAAGCATCAGCCAATTGAGCCCAGCGATGCAAGCGCCGATTCGTTCCACGGCACCAAAAGGGATGTCGTTGGTTGTTATTTCGATTCTCTTGACCTCGCCGTTGTTGTCATTGTTTTCTGTGGCATTGCTGCCAGATGCGATCAAACTGCATGATACTGAGCGCTTCATTTCCAAACTTGGAGTGATGTGGGGCGGCATGCCAGTTGAGTTGGCTGTGGTCGGTACGGCTTCGGTGTTGCTGTTGTTTGCTGCCAATACCGGGATCATTGGCGCGTATCATGTCTTTCTGGCACTGGCCGAAGGCGGGTTTCTGCCGCAACTGGTGACCTGGCGTAATCGTCGCTTTCGCACGCCACACATGGCGATTATCATTACTACGCTTATCCCCGTGAGTGTGGTGTATGCCACAGGTGCTGAGTTGGGCATTCTTGGTGACATGTACGTGTTCGGTTTGCTGGGCGCATTTGTCATGAGTTCGATTGGACTTGATGTCATTCGTTGGCGACTCGATCAACGCGGTATTGGCTTTTGGATTGGAGTGCTCACGACCGTAATGGTGACGGTGGCATGGTTGGTGAACATCGTAGAAAAACAGACCGCAACACTTTTTGGTGGGATGCTGATTGCTTTTGGTATGACCGTATCTGTGGCTGCGCAACAAGGTCGGTTTGCTGATCTGTTTTATCAGATTCCGTTTATCGCGCGGCTGACCCAGCGTCGCATTTCCGAAGCCGAGCGTGATCTGGCTGACATTCCCAATCTGATTAGTCTGAGCGACGCGTCAGAGATTGTTGCCTTGTATCCGTCGCGGACGCTGATCGCCGTACGTGGTCGCAATTTGCGCTTGATTGATGAAGCGATTGCCCGCGAAAAAGGCTGGGGTGGTAACGCGGTGTATGCACTCTACGTTGAAGAGCGTGCAGGATTGTTTGTCGGTGGTGATGAAAAAGAACCAGGCGAAGAAGGCATCGAGACCTTACGCTTCGCCGTCAAAGCCGCGCAACGACAAAACTTCGAGTTGATTCCAGTGTGGACCGTCTCCTACAACGCCGCCGAAGCCATCGCCCGCGCCGCGGAAGTGTTAGAGGTTGACACCGTCGTCATGGGTGTCAGCAGACGTAGCGCGGTGTATCACTTATTGCGTGGGCACGTCGTCAACGGCCTCACCCGGCGGTTGCCAGCGAGTTGTCACTTGTTGTTGTACAATTGAACACGTAATCCGTAAAACGTAATACGTAACCACCTCACCTCCTTTTTACGTTTTACGCATTACGATTTACGTTCCAGCTTCTCCCGAATTTCTCTCGCTCGTGTTTCCAGTTCTTCCGCTTCAACCATGACTCACCCTGCTACCAATGGTGAGTATAGGTTGGCAGGGTGGGAATGGGGAAGTCTTGTGGGGTGAAGGAAGCCCTTGAAATGCTGATCCCGGATTCCACTACGTTTCATCCGGGCTACGGAGCTGATGAAGTCGCAACACGTGTCATGAGAAATCTACTTCTACATAATCACCAGGTTTCGCTGTGTTGATAGCAGTAACGACATCGGAGACCTTTCTCTTAATCCGAGGCCAACTGGTGGTCATGAGCACGACGATGGCGATGCGACGCTCACTCAGGTTCTGTTGATATTTCAGGTTCTGATCCGTTGTGACCAAGACCTCGAACGCTGCTGTCTCTGCCTCACGGAGCAACTCTCCATTTTGCAGAGTACTCCATCCTTTCTCAAAAACAGTGGCGACAACATGGGGAGCGAGGTAACGTCGTAAAGGAACCGGAGTGCCCTGGTCAAACAGCACCTGCATAGCGCTTACTCGACCTCAGGCTGGAGACTTTGTTGGGTGTGTTCGAGGACAGCTCCAACTTGCTGGCGTGTGACGCCAGGAAACCACTGTAAGAAATCATCGACGCAAGCTCCGTCTTCGAGATTCTCAAAGAGTGCTTTGACCGGGACTCGAGTCCCTCGGAATACCCACGCGCCACTGACTTTGCCAGGTATCCTTTCTACAGCGGAGCAAGATGACCAATCCAACATAGCGTTGAGGCTAACCGAAAAGCCGAGAGGGGACAAGCAAGGAGCAGATAGCGTTGGAGCCCGGATGAAATCGGGGGAGGACTAGTTTTGGATTTCACTCCGTCTCATCCGGGCTACAGTACTCAACTGAACAACACTTCCTTGGCGTACAGTGTATCCACATACTCACGCACTGTTTGAATCTTGTTGTTCTTTACCTCGAACATGACGTTGTAGAAGTTCTCGTAGGTCTTGCCTTTGGCGCTTTTGCCACGGGCGATCCATTCGACGGTGACGAAGTCGCCTTCGGCGATAGTATTCCGCACTTCAATCGAGAGAGAGCCGGGTTGAAAATGCGGGGCGGCTTTCATGACAAATCCTTCAAGTATGCCTTTTTTGCCTTTATGCGTGCCAGACACTGGTAGTGATCCCGGCAACCACCAAGTTGCATCATCAGCCAACAAAGAGTTGAACGTTTCCATGTTGCCTTTGGCTAATGCATCGATAAATCCCAGGACGACTTTCTTGTTTTCTGCGATTCCCATGACCTACCTCCTTTTTTCTTGTTAGGAATACAGTCGCTGTAAGATTTCACTGGGTAAGATACAAGAAATCTGTTGCCTCCGACATCGCCCGTGCAGGGGTTGATCGTGTGTCAAAATCGGTACGCGTTCTTCTCCTGTTTCTTGAGCACAACGAATGAGTGCGGCGTCAGTTGGACCAAAGCCTTCGAGTAACGTTTGGTCCAACGACAGAAAACTTATCCATCGTTCCTCGACGCTCATCTGTCGAAGTTCCCTCGTTGCTACTCGCCAAAAAGGGCCAAGCGAAAACTCTCTAGGCTGTCCTGCTGTACGCCCGAGTTCAACTTGTGCAAGTCGACCAACTTCGACAAACACACCGGGAACTACAATAATGCCTTGATGCCTTCCTAGAAACTGCGATATCTGTTTTGGGCTGACGTTAAACTGCTTGCGACATTCCAAGCGGTTCTCGTCGATGGATCGTCCTTGCTCACTCCAGAAACGATACAGTAAAAGGTCAAGTAACGGTCCGGTGTCGAGAATAAGCCGCGACATTGTTGTCAGCTAATTGGTGCAGCAGGAATGTCGTATTCTTCGCAAAGCTGGGATCTTGTCTGGTCAAGTATTTCGATAAGTGTCTCGTTTGCTTTTTTCAGTTCTGAGATGGCTTGATTGAGTTGAGAAAAGCTGGGAACGGAGCGGAAACTGAGAAAGAAATCACGAAAGCGAGTCCAGAAGGGGCGACTAGTATAATAGGCAGGGAGTTCTTCGACATTGTTGATGACATGTTCAGCAATGAGCAGCGAAAACTCTTTCTCGGGAGTTCCACCTCCAGGGTACGGATTCCCTTCTGCTCTCCATTGTGTCAATGGTGATTCAACTTGATGATGAAAATGCCCAATAAGATCTTTCCAACACTGTGAGGCAGACTTAAAGAGGACACCTATTTTCTCATCTCGTCGCTTCATTTCTTGCTTGAGAGAGGGGAGTCCTCGTAACAGATCATCATAATTAGGGCGAGCTAAAGGAGAAACTCGGCCTCGTGTCTCTCGGATAAACTCCATCTCAGTAGTCTGATAACGCCAAGTGATATCTTGCTTGGCAAGAAGCTTGTTCTCGGCCAAGAGGTCTTCCATGAGAGGATTCATGACAGAATAAATCCATGCTTTTACTCGCTCTGTGCCTTTTCTTTGGCGGCGTGTCTTGTGTTCTTCTGTTTGCATGCAGTCCTCTCTTCTATCTTTTGTTTAGATTACCCCCTGTTCCTTCAGTGATGCAATCTCTTTACCGGAGAGGCCGAGCAGCTTGCCGTAGATGAGATCGTTGTGTTCCCCCAGAGTCGGGCTAGGTGAGTCGACCGTTGGTGGGTCTTCGTTGAGGCGAATCGGGGAAGTCAGCACCGTGACTGTCCCTACTGCTGGGTGTTCGATGTCTTGCAGCGTGCCGCGTTCACGCAGATGCGGATCGCTAATTACTTCTGGGATTTCTTTGACAATGCCACAGGTGACATCGGCCTGACCCAGAATTGTCATCACTTCGTGTTTTGTATGCTGCTTTGTCCAACTCGCGACGAGTTCGTCGACTTCATCAAAGCGTTTGGCGCGGGCGGCATTGGTGGCGTATTGCGGATCGGTGATCAGATCTTCGCGGTGCAT
This sequence is a window from Deltaproteobacteria bacterium. Protein-coding genes within it:
- a CDS encoding APC family permease; this translates as MFARKSGMEQQEQSAHAAGSDEPSGPIGEQPLRRRVHETDSHHLSPLLVWAVVFCDIGTSVYYVPGILYAQVGALTPLFIIATIIGFIPLALKYQEICWRNPEGGGVVSVATKAFSPRWGVFGGFLILICYFFTIAISAVSGLHYLATIFSFIEHYIVTCTVVALVLLATVNIIGIRESAILSLCMAAAALAVDLVVIGVTMFYIGPPEWSKVFGLLEQGKDIPPYAFLVGFAGAWLAFSGLESISQLSPAMQAPIRSTAPKGMSLVVISILLTSPLLSLFSVALLPDAIKLHDTERFISKLGVMWGGMPVELAVVGTASVLLLFAANTGIIGAYHVFLALAEGGFLPQLVTWRNRRFRTPHMAIIITTLIPVSVVYATGAELGILGDMYVFGLLGAFVMSSIGLDVIRWRLDQRGIGFWIGVLTTVMVTVAWLVNIVEKQTATLFGGMLIAFGMTVSVAAQQGRFADLFYQIPFIARLTQRRISEAERDLADIPNLISLSDASEIVALYPSRTLIAVRGRNLRLIDEAIAREKGWGGNAVYALYVEERAGLFVGGDEKEPGEEGIETLRFAVKAAQRQNFELIPVWTVSYNAAEAIARAAEVLEVDTVVMGVSRRSAVYHLLRGHVVNGLTRRLPASCHLLLYN
- a CDS encoding DUF433 domain-containing protein yields the protein MLDWSSCSAVERIPGKVSGAWVFRGTRVPVKALFENLEDGACVDDFLQWFPGVTRQQVGAVLEHTQQSLQPEVE
- a CDS encoding nuclear transport factor 2 family protein is translated as MGIAENKKVVLGFIDALAKGNMETFNSLLADDATWWLPGSLPVSGTHKGKKGILEGFVMKAAPHFQPGSLSIEVRNTIAEGDFVTVEWIARGKSAKGKTYENFYNVMFEVKNNKIQTVREYVDTLYAKEVLFS